From the genome of Vicinamibacterales bacterium:
CCGGGAACGGGAGGATCAGGAGGGCCGGCGAGAACGGCAGCCACCCCGGCCACGCGGCGGGGCGGGGGCCGAACCAGGCATGCGGCGAGTCGCCGAAGACCTCGGGGGAATAGAACGGCGAGAGGTACGGACCGTAGGTGTAGTGCGCGTTCTGGAACGCTGCCCACGTGGCGTACACCACGAACGCCGACAAGCCGACGAACACCGCGAGCGGCGTCGCCCACCACGCATCCCGTCGAGAAGTCGTCCCGAATCCGCGATGCACGGCAGACACCGGAATCACTTGCATCGGACCCCCTGAGAGTCTGATTCCCGAAGCGTTTTGGCCCGGAAACCATACCCCAAAACACGGCACTTCCGTGAATCCTCGCGAGGGGCCGGCGCGCGCCTGGCGTCTCCGGCGGCCCGACACCGGCCGAGGCGGGCGATAATCGGGCATGGATCGCATCACGCCGGCCTCACCCGGCGCTCACGCTCCCACGCGGGGGGCCGGACGCACCTTCGACGCGCTGCGCGCCACCGAGTACGCGCGCCTCGACATCGCCGGGCACGTGTACCTGGACTACACCGGCGGGGGCCTCCACGCCGCCTCGCAGCTGCGTCAGCATCACGCCGAGCTGGAGACGCAGGTGTTCGGCAACCCGCACTCGAACAACCCGACGTCGCAGGCCATGACCGACCGGGTCGAGCGGGCCCGTGACTACGTGCTGGAGTATTTCAACGCGGCGCCCGACGAGTACCTCGTCGTCTTCACGCCGAACGCGAGCGGGGCCCTCCACCAGGTCGGCGAGGCCTACCCGTTCGAACCGACCAGCCGCTACCTGCTGACGTTCGACAACCACAACTCGGTCAACGGGATCCGCGAGTTCGCGCGCCGGGCCGGCGCGGTCACGACCTACCTGCCGCTGGTGCGGGACGACTTGCGTCTCGACCGGGCCGCCGTCTCGCAGGCCCTGGCGGCGCCGGCGCCCGGCGTGCCCAACCTGTTCGCGTTCCCGGCGCAGTCGAACTTCTCCGGCGTGCAGCACCCTCTGGAGCTCATCGACGAGGCGCACGACGCCGGCTGGGACGTCCTGCTCGACGCCGCGGGGTTCGTGCCCACCAACCGGCTCGACCTCGGGCGCTGGACGCCCGACCTGGTGTCGCTGTCCTTCTACAAGATGTTCGGGTACCCCACCGGCATCGGCGCCCTGGTGATGCGCCGGCGGATGGCCGCGCGCATGCGGCGGCCGTGGTTCGCGGGCGGCACCATCCAGATCGCCAGCGTGCAGGGCGACGGCTTCTACCGGGCCGACGACGAAGCCGCCTTCGAGGACGGCACCGTGGACTACCTGAACATCCCGGCGGTCGAAGCCGGCCTCCGCTACCTGCAGGGGGTGGGCATCGACGCCGTGCACGACCACGTGGCCGCCCTCACCGGGCAGATGCTCGACGGCATGTGCGCGCTGCGCCACACGAACGGGGCGCCCCTGGTCAAGGTGCACGGCCCCACGTCCACGGACCGGCGCGGCGGCACGGTGGCCTTCAACCTGCTGGCGCCCGACGGGCATGCCTACGACATCCGGCGGGTGGAGGACCTGGCCGGCGCCGACCGTATCTCGCTGCGCACGGGGTGTTTCTGCAACCCCGGCGCGGGCGAGGCCACCTACGGCCTGAGCGCCGAGCAGATCGGCGCCTTCTTCCATCTGGCCGAGGGCATGAGCTTCGACGAGCTGCGCCAGAGCGTCCGCGAGGCCTACGGCATCGAGATCGGCGCCATCCGCGCGTCCGTGGGCATCGCCTCGAACGCCGCGGACGTCCAGCGGTTCCTGGCGTTCCTGGCCTGGTTCCGGGATCGCCCCCTGGCCGCGATCGGCGCCGGCGCCGTCCGATCGACGTGCCGGGCGGCGCGGCGCGACACCGCGTGACCGTCCGCCGCCGGCGGGCGGCTCCCGATCGGCACGGGTGAGCCCCGTGCGGTCGAGGTATGGTCAAATGTGCCCGTCGGGACTCGATCATTGCTGACTACGTCGTTCGATCCGGAACTGTCGCCCGGCGCGCGCAACGCCGTCCGGGTCTGCCTGAACGTGCAGCCGCACGAGCGGGTCACGCTCGTGACGGACCGCGCGTGCGAGGAGATCGCCGCGAGCCTGGCCGCCGAGATCGAGGCGGTGGGCGCGCCCCATCGCGCCTTCGTGCTCGAGGAGGAGGCGCCGCGCCCGCTGACGGGCCTGCCCGCGTCGGTGGCCGCCGACATGGAGCAGAGCCAGGTGTCGATCTTCGCGGTGCAGGTGCAGCAGCACGAACTGGCCTCGCGCATGCAGCTCACCGACATCGTGAACCGCCGCCGGATGCGCCACGCGCACATGGTCAACATCACGCCCCAGATCATGCGGGAAGGCATGCGCGCGGACTACCTCAAGGTGGACCGCCTCAGCCAGAAGGTGATCGAGATGGTGCGGGCGGCGCGCCAGGTCCGGGCCCGGACGCCGGCGGGCAGCGACTTCACCACCACGCTCAACCCCGATTACCGCTGGCTCAAGACGAGCGGCCTCATCAGCCCCGACAAGTGGGGCAACCTGCCAGGCGGCGAGATCTTCACGACGCCGGGCGAGGTGAACGGCACCGTGGTCGTGGACGGCGTCGTCGGTGATTTCCTCTGCGCGCGCTTCGGCATGCTCACCGACACCCCGCTCACGCTGGAGATCGCCGCGAACCGGCTCGTGTCGGCGTCGAGCGCGAACAAGGCGCTCGAGGACGCGTTCTGGCAGTACACGCACACCGACGAGAACTCCGATCGCGTGGGCGAGTTCGCCATCGGCACGAACATCGAGCTCACCCA
Proteins encoded in this window:
- a CDS encoding aminotransferase class V-fold PLP-dependent enzyme, whose product is MDRITPASPGAHAPTRGAGRTFDALRATEYARLDIAGHVYLDYTGGGLHAASQLRQHHAELETQVFGNPHSNNPTSQAMTDRVERARDYVLEYFNAAPDEYLVVFTPNASGALHQVGEAYPFEPTSRYLLTFDNHNSVNGIREFARRAGAVTTYLPLVRDDLRLDRAAVSQALAAPAPGVPNLFAFPAQSNFSGVQHPLELIDEAHDAGWDVLLDAAGFVPTNRLDLGRWTPDLVSLSFYKMFGYPTGIGALVMRRRMAARMRRPWFAGGTIQIASVQGDGFYRADDEAAFEDGTVDYLNIPAVEAGLRYLQGVGIDAVHDHVAALTGQMLDGMCALRHTNGAPLVKVHGPTSTDRRGGTVAFNLLAPDGHAYDIRRVEDLAGADRISLRTGCFCNPGAGEATYGLSAEQIGAFFHLAEGMSFDELRQSVREAYGIEIGAIRASVGIASNAADVQRFLAFLAWFRDRPLAAIGAGAVRSTCRAARRDTA
- a CDS encoding aminopeptidase — encoded protein: MLTTSFDPELSPGARNAVRVCLNVQPHERVTLVTDRACEEIAASLAAEIEAVGAPHRAFVLEEEAPRPLTGLPASVAADMEQSQVSIFAVQVQQHELASRMQLTDIVNRRRMRHAHMVNITPQIMREGMRADYLKVDRLSQKVIEMVRAARQVRARTPAGSDFTTTLNPDYRWLKTSGLISPDKWGNLPGGEIFTTPGEVNGTVVVDGVVGDFLCARFGMLTDTPLTLEIAANRLVSASSANKALEDAFWQYTHTDENSDRVGEFAIGTNIELTHLIGNILQDEKFPGIHIAFGNPYGAHTGAQWHSSTHIDVVGTGFDIWVDDTPLMEGGAFLVSA